Genomic window (Capsicum annuum cultivar UCD-10X-F1 chromosome 10, UCD10Xv1.1, whole genome shotgun sequence):
tttttctctctttatttttggtGTTGGTCTTTTACAAATGAGCAGAGAACTCCTATTTATAGGCAAATTCTATACTTGCGTACGTGAGCAATGACTTCACCATTTTGCAGCCAAGTTTGAAAGTTGTCAATGTTGAAAATATAGGCAACCAATGTTGATATTCAAAACCAAGGCATTCAGTGCCTGTTTGAATAAGAAAAACGTTTGGGGCTGAACCCCACAAATCTCCTCCTCCAGTCCCATGCATCCGAAGGAGGTATCTTCGTCTTCTTAGAGAGAGCTCACGCCAACAAGTTCTTTGCACAGCTCGAACTTGTCTTTTGGCATCCATATTAAATTACATTTAGATATACAAATCCTCTACAAAGTTCCTTGCTATTTCACCACACATTAACCTATCTCTAAACTAgataattaaatgaaaaaaaaaaaatcaataacaagccaaatttaaacacaaaaattaaaattctcaTCGTTTCACACTCGTTTCCACTTTCATTTCTTGGTACTTGTGTTGGTTGGAAGTAGAAAGAGACGAGAAGTACCCCTAAAATTAGTCAGGGTGCATGAAATCTACCCTACCATCAAATCAAATCCCAGTCtccacaaaataaataaaaaatactagtTGGAATATACAAAGAGGTCAATGACTCAATGTAATCAAACAGGTGGTACGCCCTGTTTGATTCTGTAACGTTCCCACCACTCAGTAACAAATCATTTAATTACCAAGAAAAATTATAACTAAACGATAGAGAGGTGTCATTCATTTTGaaactaactaaaaagaaaagtgtgtCCAATAAATTGGATTTCTTAAACTAGTATGACCTAGTGGTCAATGACGTGTGTTGAACACCATGAGGTCTTCGGTTCAATCCCCATTACCAACAGAGacaaaacactaggtgatttcttcccatatgTTCTAGCGTTGGTGGACAAAATTAACTTTGGGTGACAAGCATCCTGTGGAACTAATCGAGGTGCGCATAAGCGAGTCAAGACACCCTCCCAAGCCTAGATAGAGCCACATGATACCTATTGCTGGAGAGAGGTGATTGGTTTCCTATGGATATTAGTCGAGGCGCATGTATGCTAACCCCGACACcacaataatgaaaaaaagtaccTCCATCACAACAATTAAGCATCAGTCCATACTAATTACATTTAGCTATACAAATCCTCTACAAAATTTCGTGCTTTTTCACCACACATTAACCTATCTATAAACTATAtcattaaaatgagaaaaagattaATCAATAACAAGCcaaatttaaacataaaaattaaaattttcatcttttcacACTCATTTCCACTTTCATTTCAAGAATAACAAGCCAAATTTATCATCTACAAAAGtatatatactaaaaatttaacactaaacaaaaaaaacacataaataaaacaaacttaatatatatatatatatatatatatatatatatatatatatatatNNNNNNNNNNNNNNNNNNNNNNNNNNNNNNNNNNNNNNNNNNNNNNNNNNNNNNNNNNNNNNNNNNNNNNNNNNNNNNNNNNNNNNNNNNNNNNNNNNNNtatatatatatatatatatatatatatatatatatatatatatttatttaccttGTTCGTTACGAGCAGTGAAGAGGATAGAAGCCGTTTCATCACCGATAAGGCACTCAGAGATCCTCGCCGGAGGTCTCGAATTCACCGATAATCTACCACCGCGACCTCCGCCGCCGCCGGTAGCTTTCACCGGATTCGATTCAACAACTTTAACCGTCAAGTTATGACCATGTGTTCCAGGTTTTAGTGTTTCCACTTTCACAAACACCGGCTTCTTCTTCTCGGAAGTTGTTGCCGTCGCCGTCGCCGTCGATTTTGTCGCCGCTGTTGAAGCCATTAGAAATACGATAAACCCTAACcctaaaataaatttcataaaaaattgaaaaatgcgAATGCAGAAGAGTTTAAAGAGGAGAGTGAAATTAAAGGATCCTTTTATAcacttcctccgtttaaaaaggAATGAGCTACTTTAGTTTTTAATCCTTTAAAAAaatgattctatttttttaataatttttaaattttaactttctatgtgtcatatttaaaaccatagaattgaaagatattttgatatatttgataaatctttaatttaaaattacaaaatttagaagacttttatttttttaaacttcgtATCAAGTCAAACtagtttattcttttttaaattaagggagtattattttctttttaattgaaaattgaataatagaaatgaggaattttttgttttagaaaatagaaatttgatggaaatggaaaaaatataaaatagaaaaactattAAGAGTATTTGGTACACAGTTGTCGAATCTCCAGTCAAGATTTTGAATAAAGGAATTCAAAGTATGAAAAAgtaaatacacaaaaaaattaaagaaaatttaatatgtatatactatatatgtacataaaaaataattttaattaagtaTAAAAGCGTGATCTTCTACCAAATAGGGTTTCGATCCCCCTTGGCCCCACCTGTGGGTCCCGTCCATATtggtatgtatatataaatagaaatcaaGCGGCAAATTCATTGATTTTACCTCACTCCATTCATGTTGGTATGTAGAAAAATGACGCTAGCACCACCCATGCTGGTATATATAGAAATGACAATAAAGTGGAGCAGGGTTCATTTACTTTACACGACTCCACCGTTATTGGTATGTACAGAAATGGCAACAAAGCAGAGCAAATCGATTCTACTTGACTCTGTccatattgataaatataaaattgGCAATAGAGTGGAGTAGGGTTCATCTACTTTAACCCGACTCCACCGTTGTTGGTATGTATAGAAATGACAACAAAGTAAAGTAAATCAATCCTACTTGACTCTACTCATGCAGGATTCATTGATCCTACTTAACTCCATCCGTATTGGTATGTATTAAAATGACAATAAAGTGAAGCAAGGTTCGTTGATCCTACCTGACTCCACTCATATTGGTatgtataaaaatgataataaagcaAAGGGGGATTCATCGATCCTACCTGACTTCGCCTTAATTGAAGTATATTTTTATCTctagataaatatatattttactaaaaagattcacagtaatcttgtatattaagaaaattaaaaagatacaACTTATCCAATCGTATACATATAGTACTATATCCAAGTAACATAACTTTAGAAAAAGCTTTATTACCATCCAACTGGCCTGTTTAGGAATGACCATCACTTGCAAGTCAACTCATTGTACATAGTATACATGCAACCATCTACGCACAACTTATCTTGCTAGTGAGATAGATCCTAGTAAGTCTTTGCAATGACAGTCTTGTTATATagaatttgattttaatattttttatgcaaaacataaatttatatatttaattcacTAAAAAGTAATAATGGATCTACTCCTTGCCCCTTCTTAGAGATCAGTACATTTAAATCTTTTGCCTCATCTGATTTTTAATAAGAAATTAAGATTTCTTagccacttaaaaaaaaatggataagACATCGTTTTCAtcccaaactatacaagaaaagtgtAAGCCACATCTAAATTATACTAGTGATCTATTACACatctaaattataaaaaaaaatattctttacaccctgtaaagcattataccacttgcatgtGATGTGGTGTATTACACACGCCTGTCACGTCAGCGTCATGTCAGCTAATGCAGTTATAGACTTATACCTCACCAATATCAATTATAGACTTACACGGACAAATTAATTAAGGGagacaaaaaagtttcaaaactaaaaaagagtgacacgagtcttaaatattgagtagaggtgacaattttaagattagtgttaatgacactaattttaaaatcCTCAAGTTTTATTATTACACAAAGATCTCTACcccatatttacacaaagatctCTGCAGCAACTTCGACAGTTGTTGCAGCAACTTCGATAATTGCtgtaacacaacaactaatagtagttggTGCAGCAATTATTGTAGTTGTTGCAGCAATTACCTTAGTTGTTAAAGCAACTCTCGTAGTTACTGAACTAACTCTCTTAGTTGCTGAACCAACTCTCGTAGCTGCTGAAGTAATTCTCGCAGCTGTTGAAGCAACTCTCGTAGTTACTTAATTtgctaaattatttcttcattgatttttaaaagatattaaaaaaattcttctcaaacttttcaatttttttttgtaaaaatagtccataaaattaaaaaaggaagaatgaaatgaaaagagaaagaaaaaaaaaagagaaaaatttatagagagaaaaaaaataagaagaagaagatgggaagaaagaaaaataaaaagaaaaaaaaaagattgaaaaataaaaaaaaggagaaactctaaaatttgaaatttaagaacttttaaaaaaattaaaatgtttttaaaaattgaactttataCCCTAATTaatttaatcacaatttaaatgaaGTTTTAACCTTAGCTGATCAAAGTTGTCACCATTTTTAATTCAAAGACTTTTTTATCATCTGCCACTTAATTTTCTCGACTTACACCTCACCAACCACACTCTCTCCAAATTCTTTGCCTCAGCTAATGCAGCAGCACCACTTCCTTCAACTCAATAGCATTTGACAAATCAATCTCAACCAAATTCTCACAATTCATAACTAAATTAGACAATCCCACATGGGTAAAAAACTTAGACTTTGAAAGATTAATTGACCTCAACATTCCTTTACATAAACTAGCTATAACTATTAGTGTTCCATTTGTTATTCTTGGACAAAGAGAAAgataaagattgataatttacGGGTATCTGTTAAGAATCTTTTTTAAGTGTTCTTGCCTAAAGGGTTTCAAGGTTTTCCTATGGTGAGATTCAATAGCAAAAAATGATTTACAAACAAGTGAGAATGATTTTTGGTCAAATGGGTTGTCACTAAGACAATCAagaattgaaaagataatttcTTCAGATAGAAAATCAAATGGGTTGTAATTGGATTGTGAAATTTGCTTTTGCTTCTTCATTGTTTTCCAAGATTGGACCTTTGTGGTTCTTGCAAGCTAAATTGTGAGTTAGATTTGGATAAAAAGAATTTTTTGGGTggaaattttaggaggaagattagGCGGTGGAGATGTAATATTGTAGTGTTCATGTGAATTTGATGATATAAAGAAGTTTAGGGAAATTAAGAAGCAACAGTTTAACAGAAAAACACTGGGCCTGGTTGAGAACAAACTGAGTgaggaagaagatgagaagaatgtttcaattactttattatccttgatgattttgagagaaagttaTTCCATAATTCAATTTGTGGAAGTGAAAACAACaaattcaatttgaattttgGCGCCCTATTTATGCTTAGTTCGAAATTAGTGATTCGAATTTCGTTTCAAGATTTTGAAATTAGTGAAATTGACATCAATTCGGTGGGGTTAGAGTTTGTGAGTTAGAGGTGACGAAGAAGATgatggtttgggggtgggggtgataAAGAAGATGATTGTTTGGGGATGGGGGGGATAAAGAAgatgggggtggggggggggggcagGGGAGATGGATGCTAGGGGTTGGGTAGaggagtattttattttttatttttatgtattaatttttAAGGTAGACGtgcctttttttatttaattaattatgtttttctaCGTCAGATTTAGgggtaaaaagtatcacttttttgtAGTTTACgtatgtaataggtcacttaaataatttaggtgtggcttagacttttattatatagtttggagtgaaaacgatgtcttttctcaaaaataaacattaaaaaatGATCTTTTCAGATTTCTGACCGAGATGATTTGTATATGTGAAGAGGAGATGTACAGATGCCTCGGTAAGGAGGTGTGAGGTGTGAGAAGTGGAGAATAGTGGTTATAGGGAGAGGTAGTGGAAGACCAAAGACGTATTGaaagaggtgattagacaggacatgGTGCAATTTTAGCTTATCGAAGACATGAGTCTTATACATGTATCTTCTTTTTTCAGTTACCCATTATTTTGTTCAATCCTTTATTCCTTATTAATTGATGTTTTCTTCAATCCTTTTTTCCTTATTAATTGATGTGTTTTCTTTACTATCGTattctttttcataaatattttgatttgttgcACTTGAGCCCAGaatctttcgaaaacaacctctctccCTCCACGATGTAAAGGTAAGGTCTGGGTACACTCCTCCCTTCTCAANNNNNNNNNNNNNNNNNNNNNNNNNNNNNNNNNNNNNNNNNNNNNNNNNNNNNNNNNNNNNNNNNNNNNNNNNNNNNNNNNNNNNNNNNNNNNNNNNNNNGACCCCAATAAAGCTTTACCTAAAACAATAACCAAGACAACCCATACCAAAACCCACTCTTTAAGGACATGAATACTAACATAGCACCAGATAAATATTGAGATCGAGCAAATCATGACTGAGGGTTAGATACTATCAAGATGAGTCTTCAAAGTTTCAAGGGTATTAATGGTCCAGAAGAGTTTCTATGGTGGACATTATAAAGTGAGCAAATAGAAGAGATCTTGAACAAAACCTAAACACGAGAGTAAACCTTAAAATGTGATGGACGGAGCTCGCTGGTGGGATAGTGTTCTCCGGCGTGGGGAAGAGAACGGGGCAGCGGCCTCAGCTATGGCTTTCCCGCCGGCTGCTGCTGTCGTTGGGCGGCCGCGGCGTGCTCAGCTGAAGCAGTGACGGCGTCGCCTTTAACGAGGGGTGGTGTTGATCTGGAACGGAGCGGCGACGGAACTTCCGGGGGAATGCCGGATGGTTTGCTCGATTGAGCTGCCCTGACTTGGATTTGCGTATGAAGAAGAATAACGGAGCAACGGAGGCAACACAAGGTGAAGGGGAGGAGGCGGACTGGTGGTGCTCCGTCCGTCAGGCGGCCGGAGATGGCGATGACAATTGATATTTAAATAGGAACCcaaattgatattcaattttggctaaaattcataccaattgaaataaaaaatggctaaaaattaaagacgaaaaaaaaaattgaataaaaatggctgcaataacaattataataaatataataataacaaatcgatatatttgtaaattgtgaatGTACACATttacatgaaaaaataatttgataatatatTTGTCAAATTATAAGAACAGCAATAACAATTATAGTAATAATttacatgaaaaaataatttgataaatactaataaaagcatgtaaaatattatatttgaattaataaattgtaaaagatgatataaaaaagtaata
Coding sequences:
- the LOC107845267 gene encoding uncharacterized protein At4g28440, yielding MKFILGLGFIVFLMASTAATKSTATATATTSEKKKPVFVKVETLKPGTHGHNLTVKVVESNPVKATGGGGGRGGRLSVNSRPPARISECLIGDETASILFTARNEQVDLMKPGATVIIRNAKIDMFRGSMRLAVDKWGRVEVAEPADIAVNEQNNLSLVEYELVNVEE